In a single window of the Labeo rohita strain BAU-BD-2019 chromosome 23, IGBB_LRoh.1.0, whole genome shotgun sequence genome:
- the tulp1a gene encoding tubby-related protein 1 isoform X3, which yields MSSEKTKKKKPEADSGKANKAEAKPKKSKAKKSEELSGEEDSTPSKTESKAVKKKKTEKDKEQAVEKNTKKKPKSTPMKKKDSDDDDDDDDEEETSQKKTKKKITKESSPAGTKEKKSKAKESKGESESKGKTAKTKKEPASMFQINKDKPDFIAKKKASTPATKSDSDESEPETKPNKSKKKSTANSTSMFQAGGDKDKKKDKSNKDKEKNNKKKNAAKSDDSDDEETEVPRKKKGKGRKSKKEEERPPSPEIEFDDLEEFVLQPAPQGITIKCKVTRDKRGMDRGFYPTYYLHLDNDKKVFLLAGRKRKKSATSNYLISIDATDLSRGGENFIGKLRSNLMGTKFTVFDNGLNPDRALRDMSNARQELAAIIYETNVLGFKGPRKMSVIIPGMDDDNERVPIRPRTDNESILMRCQNRQMDNLIELHNKTPVWNDDTASYVLNFSGRVTQASVKNFQIVHSKDSSYIVMQFGRVADDIFTLDYNYPMCAVQAFAIALSSFDGKLACE from the exons ATGTCTTCAGAGAAG ACAAAAAAGAAGAAGCCGGAGGCAGATTCTGGAAAGGCCAACAAAGCTGAAGCCAAACCGAAAAAGAGCAAAGCTAAAAAGAGTGAAGAGTTGTCAGGCGAGGAGGACAGTACACCCTCAAAGA CAGAGAGCAAAGCGgtaaagaagaagaaaactgaGAAGGACAAAGAACAGGCAGTGGAGAAGAACACAAAAAAGAAGCCAAAAAGTACTCCTATGAAGAAGAAAG ACTctgatgatgacgatgatgacgatgatgaagAGGAGACCTCACAGAAGAAAACCAAGAAGAAAATCACCAAAGAGAGCTCCCCTGCTGGCACCAAAGAAAAGAAATCAAAGGCTAAAG AGAGTAAAGGTGAATCAGAAAGCAAAGGAAAGACAGCCAAGACTAAAAAGGAGCCAGCTTCtatgtttcaaataaacaaagatAAACCAGATTTTATCGCAAAAAAGAAAG CGTCTACTCCAGCCACCAAGTCGGACAGCGATGAGAGTGAGCCAGAGACTAAACCCAACAAGAGCAAAAAGAAATCTACTGCCAACTCCACCTCCATGTTTCAGGCTGGAGGAGacaaagacaagaaaaaagacaagAGTAATAAGGacaaagagaaaaacaacaagaaaaaga ATGCTGCTAAATCTGACGACAGTGATGATGAGGAGACAGAAGTGCCCAGGAAGAAGAAAGGCAAAGGAAGGAAAAGTAAAAAG GAGGAGGAGCGGCCTCCATCACCAGAGATTGAGTTCGACGACCTTGAGGAGTTCGTTCTTCAGCCTGCACCTCAGGGAATCACCATCAAGTGTAAAGTGACGCGAGACAAGCGCGGCATGGACAGAGGCTTCTACCCCACCTATTACCTCCATTTAGACAATGACAAGAAG GTTTTCTTATTGGCTGgtcgaaaaagaaaaaagagtgCAACGTCAAATTATTTGATATCCATAGATGCCACTGACCTGTCACGGGGTGGAGAAAATTTTATAGGAAAATTGAG GTCCAATCTTATGGGTACCAAGTTCACAGTGTTTGACAATGGTCTCAACCCTGACCGTGCCCTCAGAGACATGTCTAACGCCCGACAAGAGCTAGCAGCTATCATTTAC GAGACAAATGTGTTGGGGTTTAAAGGGCCCAGAAAAATGTCTGTCATCATTCCAGGCATGGATGACGACAACGAGCGAGTGCCGATACGTCCGCGAACA GACAATGAAAGTATACTTATGCGCTGCCAAAACAGGCAGATGGACAACCTGATTGAACTCCACAACAAAACTCCAGTTTGGAATGATGACACCGCTTCCTATGTCCTCAACTTCTCTGGTCGGGTCACACAGGCCTCTGTCAAGAACTTCCAGATCGTCCACAGCAAAGACA GTAGCTACATTGTGATGCAGTTTGGAAGGGTTGCAGACGACATTTTCACTCTGGACTATAATTACCCCATGTGTGCAGTGCAAGCTTTTGCTATCGCTCTGTCCAGCTTTGATGGCAAACTGGCCTGCGAATGA
- the tulp1a gene encoding tubby-related protein 1 isoform X5, with translation MSSEKKTKKKKPEADSGKANKAEAKPKKSKAKKSEELSGEEDSTPSKKSKAVKKKKTEKDKEQAVEKNTKKKPKSTPMKKKDSDDDDDDDDEEETSQKKTKKKITKESSPAGTKEKKSKAKESKGESESKGKTAKTKKEPASMFQINKDKPDFIAKKKATKSDSDESEPETKPNKSKKKSTANSTSMFQAGGDKDKKKDKSNKDKEKNNKKKNAAKSDDSDDEETEVPRKKKGKGRKSKKEEERPPSPEIEFDDLEEFVLQPAPQGITIKCKVTRDKRGMDRGFYPTYYLHLDNDKKVFLLAGRKRKKSATSNYLISIDATDLSRGGENFIGKLRSNLMGTKFTVFDNGLNPDRALRDMSNARQELAAIIYETNVLGFKGPRKMSVIIPGMDDDNERVPIRPRTDNESILMRCQNRQMDNLIELHNKTPVWNDDTASYVLNFSGRVTQASVKNFQIVHSKDSSYIVMQFGRVADDIFTLDYNYPMCAVQAFAIALSSFDGKLACE, from the exons ATGTCTTCAGAGAAG aagACAAAAAAGAAGAAGCCGGAGGCAGATTCTGGAAAGGCCAACAAAGCTGAAGCCAAACCGAAAAAGAGCAAAGCTAAAAAGAGTGAAGAGTTGTCAGGCGAGGAGGACAGTACACCCTCAAAGA AGAGCAAAGCGgtaaagaagaagaaaactgaGAAGGACAAAGAACAGGCAGTGGAGAAGAACACAAAAAAGAAGCCAAAAAGTACTCCTATGAAGAAGAAAG ACTctgatgatgacgatgatgacgatgatgaagAGGAGACCTCACAGAAGAAAACCAAGAAGAAAATCACCAAAGAGAGCTCCCCTGCTGGCACCAAAGAAAAGAAATCAAAGGCTAAAG AGAGTAAAGGTGAATCAGAAAGCAAAGGAAAGACAGCCAAGACTAAAAAGGAGCCAGCTTCtatgtttcaaataaacaaagatAAACCAGATTTTATCGCAAAAAAGAAAG CCACCAAGTCGGACAGCGATGAGAGTGAGCCAGAGACTAAACCCAACAAGAGCAAAAAGAAATCTACTGCCAACTCCACCTCCATGTTTCAGGCTGGAGGAGacaaagacaagaaaaaagacaagAGTAATAAGGacaaagagaaaaacaacaagaaaaaga ATGCTGCTAAATCTGACGACAGTGATGATGAGGAGACAGAAGTGCCCAGGAAGAAGAAAGGCAAAGGAAGGAAAAGTAAAAAG GAGGAGGAGCGGCCTCCATCACCAGAGATTGAGTTCGACGACCTTGAGGAGTTCGTTCTTCAGCCTGCACCTCAGGGAATCACCATCAAGTGTAAAGTGACGCGAGACAAGCGCGGCATGGACAGAGGCTTCTACCCCACCTATTACCTCCATTTAGACAATGACAAGAAG GTTTTCTTATTGGCTGgtcgaaaaagaaaaaagagtgCAACGTCAAATTATTTGATATCCATAGATGCCACTGACCTGTCACGGGGTGGAGAAAATTTTATAGGAAAATTGAG GTCCAATCTTATGGGTACCAAGTTCACAGTGTTTGACAATGGTCTCAACCCTGACCGTGCCCTCAGAGACATGTCTAACGCCCGACAAGAGCTAGCAGCTATCATTTAC GAGACAAATGTGTTGGGGTTTAAAGGGCCCAGAAAAATGTCTGTCATCATTCCAGGCATGGATGACGACAACGAGCGAGTGCCGATACGTCCGCGAACA GACAATGAAAGTATACTTATGCGCTGCCAAAACAGGCAGATGGACAACCTGATTGAACTCCACAACAAAACTCCAGTTTGGAATGATGACACCGCTTCCTATGTCCTCAACTTCTCTGGTCGGGTCACACAGGCCTCTGTCAAGAACTTCCAGATCGTCCACAGCAAAGACA GTAGCTACATTGTGATGCAGTTTGGAAGGGTTGCAGACGACATTTTCACTCTGGACTATAATTACCCCATGTGTGCAGTGCAAGCTTTTGCTATCGCTCTGTCCAGCTTTGATGGCAAACTGGCCTGCGAATGA
- the tulp1a gene encoding tubby-related protein 1 isoform X2, translating into MSSEKKTKKKKPEADSGKANKAEAKPKKSKAKKSEELSGEEDSTPSKKSKAVKKKKTEKDKEQAVEKNTKKKPKSTPMKKKDSDDDDDDDDEEETSQKKTKKKITKESSPAGTKEKKSKAKESKGESESKGKTAKTKKEPASMFQINKDKPDFIAKKKASTPATKSDSDESEPETKPNKSKKKSTANSTSMFQAGGDKDKKKDKSNKDKEKNNKKKNAAKSDDSDDEETEVPRKKKGKGRKSKKEEERPPSPEIEFDDLEEFVLQPAPQGITIKCKVTRDKRGMDRGFYPTYYLHLDNDKKVFLLAGRKRKKSATSNYLISIDATDLSRGGENFIGKLRSNLMGTKFTVFDNGLNPDRALRDMSNARQELAAIIYETNVLGFKGPRKMSVIIPGMDDDNERVPIRPRTDNESILMRCQNRQMDNLIELHNKTPVWNDDTASYVLNFSGRVTQASVKNFQIVHSKDSSYIVMQFGRVADDIFTLDYNYPMCAVQAFAIALSSFDGKLACE; encoded by the exons ATGTCTTCAGAGAAG aagACAAAAAAGAAGAAGCCGGAGGCAGATTCTGGAAAGGCCAACAAAGCTGAAGCCAAACCGAAAAAGAGCAAAGCTAAAAAGAGTGAAGAGTTGTCAGGCGAGGAGGACAGTACACCCTCAAAGA AGAGCAAAGCGgtaaagaagaagaaaactgaGAAGGACAAAGAACAGGCAGTGGAGAAGAACACAAAAAAGAAGCCAAAAAGTACTCCTATGAAGAAGAAAG ACTctgatgatgacgatgatgacgatgatgaagAGGAGACCTCACAGAAGAAAACCAAGAAGAAAATCACCAAAGAGAGCTCCCCTGCTGGCACCAAAGAAAAGAAATCAAAGGCTAAAG AGAGTAAAGGTGAATCAGAAAGCAAAGGAAAGACAGCCAAGACTAAAAAGGAGCCAGCTTCtatgtttcaaataaacaaagatAAACCAGATTTTATCGCAAAAAAGAAAG CGTCTACTCCAGCCACCAAGTCGGACAGCGATGAGAGTGAGCCAGAGACTAAACCCAACAAGAGCAAAAAGAAATCTACTGCCAACTCCACCTCCATGTTTCAGGCTGGAGGAGacaaagacaagaaaaaagacaagAGTAATAAGGacaaagagaaaaacaacaagaaaaaga ATGCTGCTAAATCTGACGACAGTGATGATGAGGAGACAGAAGTGCCCAGGAAGAAGAAAGGCAAAGGAAGGAAAAGTAAAAAG GAGGAGGAGCGGCCTCCATCACCAGAGATTGAGTTCGACGACCTTGAGGAGTTCGTTCTTCAGCCTGCACCTCAGGGAATCACCATCAAGTGTAAAGTGACGCGAGACAAGCGCGGCATGGACAGAGGCTTCTACCCCACCTATTACCTCCATTTAGACAATGACAAGAAG GTTTTCTTATTGGCTGgtcgaaaaagaaaaaagagtgCAACGTCAAATTATTTGATATCCATAGATGCCACTGACCTGTCACGGGGTGGAGAAAATTTTATAGGAAAATTGAG GTCCAATCTTATGGGTACCAAGTTCACAGTGTTTGACAATGGTCTCAACCCTGACCGTGCCCTCAGAGACATGTCTAACGCCCGACAAGAGCTAGCAGCTATCATTTAC GAGACAAATGTGTTGGGGTTTAAAGGGCCCAGAAAAATGTCTGTCATCATTCCAGGCATGGATGACGACAACGAGCGAGTGCCGATACGTCCGCGAACA GACAATGAAAGTATACTTATGCGCTGCCAAAACAGGCAGATGGACAACCTGATTGAACTCCACAACAAAACTCCAGTTTGGAATGATGACACCGCTTCCTATGTCCTCAACTTCTCTGGTCGGGTCACACAGGCCTCTGTCAAGAACTTCCAGATCGTCCACAGCAAAGACA GTAGCTACATTGTGATGCAGTTTGGAAGGGTTGCAGACGACATTTTCACTCTGGACTATAATTACCCCATGTGTGCAGTGCAAGCTTTTGCTATCGCTCTGTCCAGCTTTGATGGCAAACTGGCCTGCGAATGA
- the tulp1a gene encoding tubby-related protein 1 isoform X4, protein MSSEKKTKKKKPEADSGKANKAEAKPKKSKAKKSEELSGEEDSTPSKTESKAVKKKKTEKDKEQAVEKNTKKKPKSTPMKKKDSDDDDDDDDEEETSQKKTKKKITKESSPAGTKEKKSKAKESKGESESKGKTAKTKKEPASMFQINKDKPDFIAKKKATKSDSDESEPETKPNKSKKKSTANSTSMFQAGGDKDKKKDKSNKDKEKNNKKKNAAKSDDSDDEETEVPRKKKGKGRKSKKEEERPPSPEIEFDDLEEFVLQPAPQGITIKCKVTRDKRGMDRGFYPTYYLHLDNDKKVFLLAGRKRKKSATSNYLISIDATDLSRGGENFIGKLRSNLMGTKFTVFDNGLNPDRALRDMSNARQELAAIIYETNVLGFKGPRKMSVIIPGMDDDNERVPIRPRTDNESILMRCQNRQMDNLIELHNKTPVWNDDTASYVLNFSGRVTQASVKNFQIVHSKDSSYIVMQFGRVADDIFTLDYNYPMCAVQAFAIALSSFDGKLACE, encoded by the exons ATGTCTTCAGAGAAG aagACAAAAAAGAAGAAGCCGGAGGCAGATTCTGGAAAGGCCAACAAAGCTGAAGCCAAACCGAAAAAGAGCAAAGCTAAAAAGAGTGAAGAGTTGTCAGGCGAGGAGGACAGTACACCCTCAAAGA CAGAGAGCAAAGCGgtaaagaagaagaaaactgaGAAGGACAAAGAACAGGCAGTGGAGAAGAACACAAAAAAGAAGCCAAAAAGTACTCCTATGAAGAAGAAAG ACTctgatgatgacgatgatgacgatgatgaagAGGAGACCTCACAGAAGAAAACCAAGAAGAAAATCACCAAAGAGAGCTCCCCTGCTGGCACCAAAGAAAAGAAATCAAAGGCTAAAG AGAGTAAAGGTGAATCAGAAAGCAAAGGAAAGACAGCCAAGACTAAAAAGGAGCCAGCTTCtatgtttcaaataaacaaagatAAACCAGATTTTATCGCAAAAAAGAAAG CCACCAAGTCGGACAGCGATGAGAGTGAGCCAGAGACTAAACCCAACAAGAGCAAAAAGAAATCTACTGCCAACTCCACCTCCATGTTTCAGGCTGGAGGAGacaaagacaagaaaaaagacaagAGTAATAAGGacaaagagaaaaacaacaagaaaaaga ATGCTGCTAAATCTGACGACAGTGATGATGAGGAGACAGAAGTGCCCAGGAAGAAGAAAGGCAAAGGAAGGAAAAGTAAAAAG GAGGAGGAGCGGCCTCCATCACCAGAGATTGAGTTCGACGACCTTGAGGAGTTCGTTCTTCAGCCTGCACCTCAGGGAATCACCATCAAGTGTAAAGTGACGCGAGACAAGCGCGGCATGGACAGAGGCTTCTACCCCACCTATTACCTCCATTTAGACAATGACAAGAAG GTTTTCTTATTGGCTGgtcgaaaaagaaaaaagagtgCAACGTCAAATTATTTGATATCCATAGATGCCACTGACCTGTCACGGGGTGGAGAAAATTTTATAGGAAAATTGAG GTCCAATCTTATGGGTACCAAGTTCACAGTGTTTGACAATGGTCTCAACCCTGACCGTGCCCTCAGAGACATGTCTAACGCCCGACAAGAGCTAGCAGCTATCATTTAC GAGACAAATGTGTTGGGGTTTAAAGGGCCCAGAAAAATGTCTGTCATCATTCCAGGCATGGATGACGACAACGAGCGAGTGCCGATACGTCCGCGAACA GACAATGAAAGTATACTTATGCGCTGCCAAAACAGGCAGATGGACAACCTGATTGAACTCCACAACAAAACTCCAGTTTGGAATGATGACACCGCTTCCTATGTCCTCAACTTCTCTGGTCGGGTCACACAGGCCTCTGTCAAGAACTTCCAGATCGTCCACAGCAAAGACA GTAGCTACATTGTGATGCAGTTTGGAAGGGTTGCAGACGACATTTTCACTCTGGACTATAATTACCCCATGTGTGCAGTGCAAGCTTTTGCTATCGCTCTGTCCAGCTTTGATGGCAAACTGGCCTGCGAATGA
- the tulp1a gene encoding tubby-related protein 1 isoform X6 — protein sequence MKKKDSDDDDDDDDEEETSQKKTKKKITKESSPAGTKEKKSKAKESKGESESKGKTAKTKKEPASMFQINKDKPDFIAKKKASTPATKSDSDESEPETKPNKSKKKSTANSTSMFQAGGDKDKKKDKSNKDKEKNNKKKNAAKSDDSDDEETEVPRKKKGKGRKSKKEEERPPSPEIEFDDLEEFVLQPAPQGITIKCKVTRDKRGMDRGFYPTYYLHLDNDKKVFLLAGRKRKKSATSNYLISIDATDLSRGGENFIGKLRSNLMGTKFTVFDNGLNPDRALRDMSNARQELAAIIYETNVLGFKGPRKMSVIIPGMDDDNERVPIRPRTDNESILMRCQNRQMDNLIELHNKTPVWNDDTASYVLNFSGRVTQASVKNFQIVHSKDSSYIVMQFGRVADDIFTLDYNYPMCAVQAFAIALSSFDGKLACE from the exons ATGAAGAAGAAAG ACTctgatgatgacgatgatgacgatgatgaagAGGAGACCTCACAGAAGAAAACCAAGAAGAAAATCACCAAAGAGAGCTCCCCTGCTGGCACCAAAGAAAAGAAATCAAAGGCTAAAG AGAGTAAAGGTGAATCAGAAAGCAAAGGAAAGACAGCCAAGACTAAAAAGGAGCCAGCTTCtatgtttcaaataaacaaagatAAACCAGATTTTATCGCAAAAAAGAAAG CGTCTACTCCAGCCACCAAGTCGGACAGCGATGAGAGTGAGCCAGAGACTAAACCCAACAAGAGCAAAAAGAAATCTACTGCCAACTCCACCTCCATGTTTCAGGCTGGAGGAGacaaagacaagaaaaaagacaagAGTAATAAGGacaaagagaaaaacaacaagaaaaaga ATGCTGCTAAATCTGACGACAGTGATGATGAGGAGACAGAAGTGCCCAGGAAGAAGAAAGGCAAAGGAAGGAAAAGTAAAAAG GAGGAGGAGCGGCCTCCATCACCAGAGATTGAGTTCGACGACCTTGAGGAGTTCGTTCTTCAGCCTGCACCTCAGGGAATCACCATCAAGTGTAAAGTGACGCGAGACAAGCGCGGCATGGACAGAGGCTTCTACCCCACCTATTACCTCCATTTAGACAATGACAAGAAG GTTTTCTTATTGGCTGgtcgaaaaagaaaaaagagtgCAACGTCAAATTATTTGATATCCATAGATGCCACTGACCTGTCACGGGGTGGAGAAAATTTTATAGGAAAATTGAG GTCCAATCTTATGGGTACCAAGTTCACAGTGTTTGACAATGGTCTCAACCCTGACCGTGCCCTCAGAGACATGTCTAACGCCCGACAAGAGCTAGCAGCTATCATTTAC GAGACAAATGTGTTGGGGTTTAAAGGGCCCAGAAAAATGTCTGTCATCATTCCAGGCATGGATGACGACAACGAGCGAGTGCCGATACGTCCGCGAACA GACAATGAAAGTATACTTATGCGCTGCCAAAACAGGCAGATGGACAACCTGATTGAACTCCACAACAAAACTCCAGTTTGGAATGATGACACCGCTTCCTATGTCCTCAACTTCTCTGGTCGGGTCACACAGGCCTCTGTCAAGAACTTCCAGATCGTCCACAGCAAAGACA GTAGCTACATTGTGATGCAGTTTGGAAGGGTTGCAGACGACATTTTCACTCTGGACTATAATTACCCCATGTGTGCAGTGCAAGCTTTTGCTATCGCTCTGTCCAGCTTTGATGGCAAACTGGCCTGCGAATGA
- the tulp1a gene encoding tubby-related protein 1 isoform X1 encodes MSSEKKTKKKKPEADSGKANKAEAKPKKSKAKKSEELSGEEDSTPSKTESKAVKKKKTEKDKEQAVEKNTKKKPKSTPMKKKDSDDDDDDDDEEETSQKKTKKKITKESSPAGTKEKKSKAKESKGESESKGKTAKTKKEPASMFQINKDKPDFIAKKKASTPATKSDSDESEPETKPNKSKKKSTANSTSMFQAGGDKDKKKDKSNKDKEKNNKKKNAAKSDDSDDEETEVPRKKKGKGRKSKKEEERPPSPEIEFDDLEEFVLQPAPQGITIKCKVTRDKRGMDRGFYPTYYLHLDNDKKVFLLAGRKRKKSATSNYLISIDATDLSRGGENFIGKLRSNLMGTKFTVFDNGLNPDRALRDMSNARQELAAIIYETNVLGFKGPRKMSVIIPGMDDDNERVPIRPRTDNESILMRCQNRQMDNLIELHNKTPVWNDDTASYVLNFSGRVTQASVKNFQIVHSKDSSYIVMQFGRVADDIFTLDYNYPMCAVQAFAIALSSFDGKLACE; translated from the exons ATGTCTTCAGAGAAG aagACAAAAAAGAAGAAGCCGGAGGCAGATTCTGGAAAGGCCAACAAAGCTGAAGCCAAACCGAAAAAGAGCAAAGCTAAAAAGAGTGAAGAGTTGTCAGGCGAGGAGGACAGTACACCCTCAAAGA CAGAGAGCAAAGCGgtaaagaagaagaaaactgaGAAGGACAAAGAACAGGCAGTGGAGAAGAACACAAAAAAGAAGCCAAAAAGTACTCCTATGAAGAAGAAAG ACTctgatgatgacgatgatgacgatgatgaagAGGAGACCTCACAGAAGAAAACCAAGAAGAAAATCACCAAAGAGAGCTCCCCTGCTGGCACCAAAGAAAAGAAATCAAAGGCTAAAG AGAGTAAAGGTGAATCAGAAAGCAAAGGAAAGACAGCCAAGACTAAAAAGGAGCCAGCTTCtatgtttcaaataaacaaagatAAACCAGATTTTATCGCAAAAAAGAAAG CGTCTACTCCAGCCACCAAGTCGGACAGCGATGAGAGTGAGCCAGAGACTAAACCCAACAAGAGCAAAAAGAAATCTACTGCCAACTCCACCTCCATGTTTCAGGCTGGAGGAGacaaagacaagaaaaaagacaagAGTAATAAGGacaaagagaaaaacaacaagaaaaaga ATGCTGCTAAATCTGACGACAGTGATGATGAGGAGACAGAAGTGCCCAGGAAGAAGAAAGGCAAAGGAAGGAAAAGTAAAAAG GAGGAGGAGCGGCCTCCATCACCAGAGATTGAGTTCGACGACCTTGAGGAGTTCGTTCTTCAGCCTGCACCTCAGGGAATCACCATCAAGTGTAAAGTGACGCGAGACAAGCGCGGCATGGACAGAGGCTTCTACCCCACCTATTACCTCCATTTAGACAATGACAAGAAG GTTTTCTTATTGGCTGgtcgaaaaagaaaaaagagtgCAACGTCAAATTATTTGATATCCATAGATGCCACTGACCTGTCACGGGGTGGAGAAAATTTTATAGGAAAATTGAG GTCCAATCTTATGGGTACCAAGTTCACAGTGTTTGACAATGGTCTCAACCCTGACCGTGCCCTCAGAGACATGTCTAACGCCCGACAAGAGCTAGCAGCTATCATTTAC GAGACAAATGTGTTGGGGTTTAAAGGGCCCAGAAAAATGTCTGTCATCATTCCAGGCATGGATGACGACAACGAGCGAGTGCCGATACGTCCGCGAACA GACAATGAAAGTATACTTATGCGCTGCCAAAACAGGCAGATGGACAACCTGATTGAACTCCACAACAAAACTCCAGTTTGGAATGATGACACCGCTTCCTATGTCCTCAACTTCTCTGGTCGGGTCACACAGGCCTCTGTCAAGAACTTCCAGATCGTCCACAGCAAAGACA GTAGCTACATTGTGATGCAGTTTGGAAGGGTTGCAGACGACATTTTCACTCTGGACTATAATTACCCCATGTGTGCAGTGCAAGCTTTTGCTATCGCTCTGTCCAGCTTTGATGGCAAACTGGCCTGCGAATGA